One region of Miscanthus floridulus cultivar M001 chromosome 19, ASM1932011v1, whole genome shotgun sequence genomic DNA includes:
- the LOC136529510 gene encoding cysteine-rich receptor-like protein kinase 10, with protein MNFVIFGVLVFVLGGGGLRPSPAAADVFCDNLKQVAATLPKNTSSSPVQFATSIVGQAPDVVYALAFCQGDYNATACGECVAQAFNITPPPDQHQQCYNDSFYSYKACPVFWSRDNVVDPSNATGQTYYDAPFVRRNIKNVTGDAADVRLITGLIHELVVDTVERAASTAPRRFATGVMDSGTTFPMVYSMAQCTPDLSAGDCLACLRRLVNMVNSTMALRMGAQIHVIRCYFRYESFSFYDSQPMLRLGPVPAPAPTPTPTILAKHKSKLWVIPVVLVPLAAAAAVLCFIFYSPWFRRYRKGKTMRPKAGSPELQGEELVLDGKNSEFSVFEFEQILEATDNFSDENELGEGGFGAVYKGQFAEGLEIAVKRLASHSGQGFTEFKNEVQLIAKLQHSNLVRLLGYCSQEEEKILVYEYLPNKSLDFFIFDENRRTLLDWPKLLAIIEGIAHGLNYLHKHSRLRVIHRDLKPSNILLDQEMNPKISDFGLAKIFSSNNIEGNTTRRVVGTYGYMAPEYAWEGIFSVKSDVFSFGVLVLEIISGKRNSGSHQRGGFINLIGYAWQLWDDGRWIDLVDAFLVPKSHSAEMTKCIRIALLCVQENATDRPTMAEVVAMLSLSSETAMIVAEPKQPAYFNVRVGNEETSTATESCSINDVTISVTTPR; from the exons ATGAACTTTGTCATCTTTGGCGTCCTGGTCTTcgtccttggcggcggcggcctcaGGCCATCTCCGGCAGCTGCAGACGTATTCTGCGACAACCTTAAACAGGTGGCCGCCACTCTCCCCAAAAACACCTCCTCCTCCCCCGTACAGTTCGCCACCTCCATCGTCGGCCAAGCCCCCGACGTCGTCTACGCTCTCGCCTTCTGCCAAGGCGACTACAACGCCACCGCCTGCGGCGAATGCGTCGCCCAGGCGTTCAATATAACCCCGCCGCCGGACCAGCACCAGCAGTGCTACAACGACAGCTTCTACTCCTACAAAGCGTGCCCGGTCTTCTGGTCCCGCGACAACGTCGTCGACCCCTCCAACGCCACAGGACAAACTTATTACGACGCTCCTTTTGTGAGACGGAACATCAAGAACGTCACCGGAGACGCCGCCGACGTCCGCCTCATCACGGGCCTCAtccacgagctggtggtggataCCGTGGAAAGGGCGGCCAGCACGGCGCCCAGGCGGTTCGCCACGGGCGTCATGGACAGTGGCACCACCTTCCCGATGGTGTACTCCATGGCGCAGTGCACGCCGGACCTGTCTGCCGGCGACTGCCTGGCGTGTCTCCGGCGCCTCGTCAACATGGTCAACTCCACCATGGCCCTGCGGATGGGAGCGCAGATCCACGTGATACGCTGTTATTTCAGGTACGAGTCCTTTTCGTTCTACGACAGCCAACCCATGCTTCGTCTGGGACCGGTGCCGGCGCCAGCTCCAACTCCAACTCCAACTATACTGGCGAAACACAAGAGCAAACTCTGGGTGATTCCAGTTGTGCTAGTtcctctagcagcagcagcagcagttctCTGCTTCATTTTCTACTCCCCTTGGTTCAGAAGGTACAGGAAAG GTAAAACGATGAGGCCAAAAGCAGGATCTCCAGAATTGCAGGGAGAAGAACTAGTTTTGGACGGGAAGAATTCAGAGTTCTCGGTGTTCGAGTTTGAACAGATACTGGAGGCCACAGATAATTTCTCAGATGAAAACGAGCTTGGAGAAGGAGGCTTCGGCGCTGTCTACAAG GGCCAATTTGCTGAGGGATTGGAGATAGCAGTCAAGAGACTTGCTTCACATTCAGGGCAAGGTTTCACAGAGTTCAAAAATGAAGTCCAGCTCATAGCCAAACTCCAACACAGTAATTTGGTTAGGCTCTTGGGATATTGCTCTCAAGAAGAGGAAAAAATATTGGTTTATGAATACCTGCCAAACAAAAGCTTGGATTTCTTCATCTTCG ATGAAAATAGAAGAACATTACTGGATTGGCCCAAACTTCTAGCAATAATTGAGGGAATAGCACATGGGCTTAATTACCTACATAAACACTCTAGGCTGCGTGTCATACATCGAGATCTTAAACCAAGTAACATTCTCCTGGACCAAGAAATGAATCCAAAAATTTCAGATTTCGGGCTAGCAAAAATATTCAGCTCAAACAACATTGAAGGAAACACTACAAGAAGAGTTGTTGGTACATA TGGCTACATGGCACCAGAGTACGCTTGGGAGGGCATCTTCTCTGTCAAGTCCGACGTATTCAGCTTTGGTGTCCTTGTTCTTGAGATCATTAGCGGAAAACGGAACTCCGGTAGCCATCAACGTGGCGGTTTCATCAATCTCATTGGATAT GCATGGCAATTATGGGACGATGGAAGGtggattgatctagttgatgcattTTTGGTTCCCAAGAGCCACTCAGCAGAAATGACTAAGTGCATTAGGATTGCATTGCTATGTGTACAAGAAAATGCGACTGATCGGCCGACCATGGCAGAGGTTGTTGCAATGCTAAGCCTAAGCAGTGAGACGGCTATGATCGTGGCTGAGCCTAAGCAGCCAGCATATTTCAATGTGAGGGTCGGAAATGAAGAGACATCCACAGCTACTGAGTCATGCAGTATCAATGATGTGACCATATCGGTCACAACTCCAAGATAG
- the LOC136529511 gene encoding uncharacterized protein, producing MAHSFSSHQLALPEQMETAAAGAGIGAGMSRRRVVLVQPGRGAAVQAAGDDTASKLLQSSVKSANSVVLLQPGRGAAVQAAGDDTASKLLQSSVKSANSVVLVQPGRGAAVQAAGDDTASKLLQSSVKSASQ from the exons ATGGCCCATTCATTCTCCTCTCACCAGCTTGCCCTGCCCGAGCAAatggagacggcggcggcgggagcagGAATTGGAGCCGGGATGAGCCGGCGTCGCGTGGTGCTGGTGCAGCCCGGACGAGGCGCAGCCGTGCAGGCCGCCGGTGACGACACCGCGTCTAAGCT GCTCCAGTCATCAGTCAAGTCTGCTAATAGCGTGGTGCTGCTGCAGCCCGGACGAGGCGCAGCCGTGCAGGCCGCCGGTGACGACACCGCGTCTAAGCT GCTCCAGTCATCAGTCAAGTCTGCTAATAGCGTGGTGCTGGTGCAGCCCGGACGAGGCGCAGCCGTGCAGGCCGCCGGTGACGACACCGCGTCTAAGCT GCTCCAGTCATCAGTCAAGTCTGCTAGTCAATAG
- the LOC136525563 gene encoding probable inactive leucine-rich repeat receptor-like protein kinase At1g66830: MFCGRRAFRRLPLQRLQCSSKESFGVYPCRAFTQGSSSCSGVACSNKTVHVIRLDVSQYGLKGEGEINSSLAALTRLAYLDLRDNNFNFGGLAIPEFVGSFKKLRYLDLSRANFGGKVPPQLGNLSTLQHGIDLSENQLTGEIPKEIGALSLLRILNLSGNHISGITPEEIGNLWSLEALDLSHNGLSGPIPSSMANLSNLSMLNLSYNDLSGRIPTGSQLQTLTDPSIYAGNADLCGPPLSTECSQGNPFVSILSKHRHEIDRGAYLCAVLGFAYGLYVVSGNLLFSATARKAYFQFTDSKLDELRAVVEIKLNRFKAGRCQSMEARRVSSQNSITCYDYELEFGSPAPGD, encoded by the exons ATgttt tgcggcaggagagcctttcggcgcctgcccctgcagcggctacaatGCAGCAGCAAGGAGTCTTTCGGCGTCTACCCCTGCCGCGCGTTTACACAGGGAAGCAGCAGTTGTAGTGGGGTTGCCTGCAGCAACAAGACCGTACATGTCATCAGGCTGGATGTCAGCCAGTATGGTCTCAAAGGGGAAGGGGAAATCAACTCATCTTTGGCTGCTCTGACGAGGCTTGCATACCTTGATCTGAGGGACAACAACTTCAACTTTGGTGGGCTGGCCATTCCAGAATTTGTAGGCAGCTTCAAGAAGTTGAGGTACCTTGATCTTTCACGTGCCAACTTTGGTGGAAAGGTCCCTCCTCAGCTTGGTAACTTGTCAACCTTGCAGCATGGTATTGATCTCTCAGAAAATCAACTCACAGGAGAAATTCCGAAAGAAATAGGAGCTCTATCTTTACTGCGAATCTTGAATCTCTCAGGAAATCACATAAGTGGCATTACTCCTGAGGAAATTGGCAACCTATGGAGTTTAGAGGCACTTGATCTCTCGCACAATGGTTTGTCAGGTCCAATTCCTTCGAGCATGGCAAACTTGAGTAATCTTTCCATGCTAAACTTATCCTACAACGACCTGTCAGGAAGGATACCCACAGGCAGTCAGCTTCAAACTCTTACCGACCCGTCTATATATGCGGGTAATGCAGATCTTTGTGGGCCTCCATTGTCTACAGAATGTTCTCAAGGCAATCCATTTGTCAGCATTCTCAGCAAGCATCGACACGAGATTGACAGAGGGGCATACTTATGTGCAGTGCTGGGGTTTGCATATGGATTATATGTTGTGTCCGGGAACCTCTTGTTCAGCGCAACAGCAAGAAAGGCATACTTTCAGTTCACTGACAGTAAACTGGATGAGTTACGAGCTGTAGTTGAGATTAAGCTCAATCGGTTCAAGGCAGGAAGATGCCAATCCATGGAGGCTAGGCGTGTTTCAAGCCAGAACTCCATCACTTGCTACGACTACGAGTTAGAATTTGGATCCCCAGCCCCAGGTGACTAA